The following proteins are encoded in a genomic region of Streptomyces sp. SLBN-31:
- a CDS encoding SapB/AmfS family lanthipeptide produces MALLDLQTMESDEHTGGGGASTASLLSCISAASVLLCL; encoded by the coding sequence ATGGCACTGCTCGACCTGCAGACCATGGAATCCGACGAGCACACGGGCGGCGGCGGCGCCAGCACGGCCAGCCTGCTCTCCTGCATCAGCGCCGCGAGCGTTCTGCTCTGTCTCTGA
- the lanKC gene encoding class III lanthionine synthetase LanKC yields MDKRYEVYALADRHFYETPDRLSASGAQSAPEFDTARRTVPEAWDMARIGDWLTLTPLEADGSVVAGPSQGWKIHASATRANAERIAAIVWDYCVPRRIPFKFVPAPHLLHLRNTKYAGRDNSGKFVTVYPADEEQLHQVLRELGELLKGFEGPYILTDLRWGDGPLYVRYGAFARAFTVDERGSLVPAVRDGEGRLVPDRRAPSFQVPEWVTLPAFLEPHLAARNTTTVGDLPYRIEKALHFSNGGGVYAGTDTRSGRKVVLKEGRPYAGLASDGADAIARLEREKRALEQVAGTGVVPEVRDWFTLGDHRFLVMDFVEGRPLNSFFAERHPLLSPDPDPDAVAAYARWAVRIHGAVERAVEAVHARGIVFNDLHVFNIMVAPDEESVFLIDFEAAAPIEEGGRQVVAHPGFFAPPDRTGVDVDRYALACLRLALFLPVTTLFVVDRGKAAHLAEVIAEQFPDVPRAFLDEAVAEITRGVRPPALVRPDDWPRSRDSMIEAILASATPERDDRLFPGDIAQFSDGGGLGLAHGAAGVLYTLAATGAERYEEGERWLLAHTDPAPAGTPLGLYDGLAGVAHVLDRLGHRQRALDLVEGILAENWQRLSSDLNGGLAGLGLVLGELADSTGESELRERAAEAADILVRRLAEPLPETRGRRRAGLLRGASGPALFLLRQYEWTGDERLLDAAGAALRRDLDCCVVQQSGGGLEVDEGWRTLPYLGDGSVGIGMVLDDYLAHACDPEFEKARAGILTAATSRFYAQPGLFQGRAGMILHLARTAEPAATGRQLTEQIAALGWYAMAYEGRLAFPGHQMMRLSMDLSTGTAGCLLALDAAASGTAHLPFLPPPRRPS; encoded by the coding sequence ATGGACAAGCGGTACGAGGTGTACGCGCTGGCGGACAGACACTTCTACGAGACGCCGGACCGGCTCTCGGCGAGCGGTGCGCAGTCCGCACCCGAGTTCGACACGGCGCGCCGGACGGTACCCGAGGCCTGGGACATGGCGCGGATCGGCGACTGGCTGACGCTGACGCCGCTCGAGGCGGACGGCAGCGTGGTGGCCGGCCCGTCGCAGGGCTGGAAGATCCACGCCTCGGCCACCCGGGCGAACGCCGAACGGATCGCCGCGATCGTGTGGGACTACTGCGTGCCGCGCCGCATTCCCTTCAAGTTCGTGCCGGCGCCGCATCTGCTGCACCTGCGCAACACCAAGTACGCGGGCCGCGACAACAGCGGCAAGTTCGTCACCGTCTACCCGGCCGACGAGGAGCAGCTGCACCAGGTGCTGCGCGAGCTGGGCGAGCTGCTGAAGGGCTTCGAGGGGCCGTACATCCTCACGGACCTGCGCTGGGGTGACGGTCCGCTCTACGTCCGCTACGGCGCCTTCGCACGCGCCTTCACCGTCGACGAGCGCGGCTCGCTGGTGCCGGCGGTGCGCGACGGCGAGGGACGGCTGGTGCCGGACCGGCGGGCGCCGTCCTTCCAGGTGCCGGAGTGGGTCACCCTGCCGGCCTTCCTCGAACCGCATCTGGCGGCCCGCAACACCACGACGGTCGGCGACCTGCCGTACCGCATCGAGAAGGCGCTGCACTTCTCCAACGGCGGCGGGGTCTACGCGGGCACCGACACCCGCAGCGGGCGCAAGGTCGTACTGAAGGAGGGGCGGCCGTACGCGGGACTGGCCTCCGACGGGGCGGACGCGATCGCCCGGCTGGAACGGGAGAAGCGGGCCCTGGAGCAGGTGGCCGGGACCGGAGTGGTACCGGAGGTGCGGGACTGGTTCACGCTGGGCGACCACCGGTTCCTGGTCATGGACTTCGTCGAGGGTCGCCCCCTCAACTCCTTCTTCGCCGAGCGCCATCCGCTGCTGTCGCCCGACCCCGATCCGGACGCCGTGGCCGCCTACGCGCGGTGGGCGGTACGCATCCACGGTGCCGTGGAGCGCGCGGTGGAGGCGGTGCACGCGCGCGGGATCGTCTTCAACGACCTGCACGTCTTCAACATCATGGTGGCGCCGGACGAGGAGTCGGTCTTCCTGATCGACTTCGAGGCGGCGGCGCCCATCGAGGAGGGCGGTCGCCAGGTCGTCGCCCACCCCGGCTTCTTTGCGCCGCCCGACCGCACCGGCGTCGACGTCGACCGGTACGCGCTGGCCTGTCTGCGCCTCGCCCTGTTCCTGCCCGTGACGACGCTGTTCGTGGTCGACCGGGGCAAGGCGGCCCACCTGGCCGAGGTGATCGCAGAGCAGTTCCCCGACGTGCCGCGCGCCTTCCTGGACGAGGCGGTCGCCGAGATCACGCGGGGCGTGCGACCGCCGGCCCTGGTACGGCCCGACGACTGGCCGCGCAGCCGGGACTCGATGATCGAGGCGATCCTCGCCTCGGCCACACCCGAGCGCGACGACCGGCTCTTCCCGGGCGACATCGCCCAGTTCTCCGACGGCGGCGGACTCGGTCTCGCCCACGGCGCGGCCGGAGTGCTGTACACGCTCGCCGCGACCGGCGCCGAACGCTACGAGGAGGGCGAGCGCTGGCTGCTCGCCCACACGGACCCGGCACCGGCGGGCACACCGCTCGGTCTCTACGACGGCCTCGCCGGCGTCGCCCACGTCCTGGACCGCCTCGGCCACCGGCAGCGGGCCCTCGATCTGGTCGAGGGCATCCTGGCCGAGAACTGGCAGCGGCTGTCCTCCGACCTGAACGGCGGACTGGCCGGCCTGGGCCTGGTCCTGGGCGAACTGGCCGACTCCACCGGCGAGTCGGAGCTGCGCGAACGGGCGGCCGAGGCCGCGGACATCCTCGTACGACGGCTGGCCGAACCGCTGCCCGAGACGCGCGGACGGCGGCGGGCCGGGCTGCTGCGGGGCGCGAGCGGGCCCGCGCTGTTCTTGCTGCGGCAGTACGAGTGGACCGGCGACGAACGACTCCTCGACGCGGCCGGCGCCGCCCTCCGCCGCGACCTGGACTGCTGTGTCGTCCAGCAGAGCGGCGGCGGGCTGGAGGTCGACGAGGGCTGGCGGACCCTGCCCTACCTCGGTGACGGCAGTGTCGGCATCGGCATGGTGCTCGACGACTACCTCGCGCACGCCTGCGACCCGGAGTTCGAGAAGGCGCGGGCCGGCATCCTCACCGCCGCCACCTCCCGCTTCTACGCCCAGCCCGGCCTCTTCCAGGGCCGCGCCGGAATGATCCTGCACCTGGCCCGTACCGCCGAACCGGCAGCGACGGGGCGGCAGTTGACCGAACAGATCGCCGCACTCGGCTGGTACGCGATGGCGTACGAGGGCCGACTGGCCTTCCCCGGGCACCAGATGATGCGGCTCTCCATGGACCTCTCGACCGGAACGGCGGGCTGTCTGCTCGCGCTCGACGCGGCCGCCTCGGGCACCGCCCACCTGCCGTTCCTCCCGCCGCCACGGCGGCCCTCATGA
- a CDS encoding SpoIIE family protein phosphatase: MTDVVSEGTEGRRTRLLRAEAALKALMSGPPSLERVRRVLEQALVYAGAACVAVYAPGQDPDVLCLVESAGVPRTLFGLRDSYPRSGHSAVAEAHRSGSAVWLAPEQLAEHAESRRTPSRDFYVAALPARGDDGGGCLLAVSERREGFDTDDRKCLELIADAVGAPAPVRAAEGGELPAGSFSLAMDSGRVEVGDDILDLFALTRAEFDGKVETLLGLTVPEDLPSLMSVVEADHMSIGERELEFRVLQPAGPPKWLRLRGRLLPGGEGRPARLVGTVADASSLRSDVTDVARVQRLASALATAGTVRDVSQAVVAALRKPLRADRIALAELEGERLVVTVLDPPEPESWPELWRLEWRSEWPDAPVRAMPTLAAALRDGRAQIWPADTALEPALAEVGPGGLAVLPLPAAGRMAGACLIGWDSPHDFGPDERALLTASAGLAGQALMRAHAFDAEHELVGMLQRQLLPRRLPTLPGAVAVARYLPATAGLEVGGDWYDVIPLPDNHVALVIGDVQGHSTAAATLMGQMRTALRAYAVEGHPPDVVVSHANRLLLDIETDLFATCCYVDVDMEEGSAWYVRAGHLPPVLRHPDGRTEIHESDGGPPLGVMERADFPMGVLRLSPGTVVALTTDGLVESAEADIDTGMDRLARELAASDPAHLGLVADALLGNAHRGDDVALLLLRYDGMALRPLREGWTVWRVPEAVGHARRFTRRTLRSWGVPAVNRDPALLIVSELVTNALVHTDGRVRLDLTLLDNRLRVAVSDASPRTPAKPTSISWEATGGRGILLVEAMSDTWGTVPVSGGKQVWAELALSAR, translated from the coding sequence ATGACGGACGTGGTCAGTGAGGGCACGGAGGGACGCAGAACGCGACTTCTGCGTGCCGAAGCCGCCCTGAAAGCGCTCATGAGCGGTCCGCCGTCGCTCGAACGGGTGCGCCGCGTCCTGGAGCAGGCGCTCGTCTACGCCGGCGCGGCCTGCGTCGCCGTGTACGCCCCGGGCCAGGACCCCGACGTGCTGTGCCTGGTGGAGTCGGCGGGGGTGCCGCGCACCCTGTTCGGGCTGCGGGACAGCTATCCCCGCTCCGGCCACTCCGCGGTGGCCGAGGCCCATCGCTCGGGCAGCGCGGTGTGGCTCGCGCCCGAGCAGCTCGCCGAGCACGCCGAGTCCCGGCGGACGCCGTCGCGGGACTTCTATGTGGCGGCGCTGCCCGCGCGAGGCGACGACGGCGGTGGCTGTCTGCTGGCGGTGAGCGAGCGCCGCGAGGGCTTCGACACCGACGACCGCAAGTGCCTGGAGCTGATCGCCGACGCCGTCGGCGCGCCCGCGCCGGTCCGCGCCGCCGAGGGCGGTGAGCTGCCCGCCGGCTCCTTCAGCCTGGCCATGGACAGCGGCCGGGTCGAGGTCGGTGACGACATCCTGGATCTGTTCGCCCTCACCCGTGCCGAGTTCGACGGCAAGGTGGAGACCCTGCTGGGCCTGACCGTGCCCGAGGACCTGCCCTCGCTGATGTCCGTCGTCGAGGCCGACCACATGTCCATCGGCGAGCGCGAGCTGGAGTTCCGGGTGCTGCAGCCCGCGGGCCCGCCGAAGTGGCTGCGGCTGCGCGGCCGCCTGCTGCCCGGCGGCGAGGGCCGCCCGGCCCGGCTCGTGGGTACGGTCGCCGACGCCTCATCGCTGCGCTCCGACGTCACGGACGTGGCGCGGGTGCAGCGTCTGGCCTCCGCCCTCGCCACCGCGGGCACCGTCCGGGACGTCAGCCAGGCCGTGGTCGCCGCGCTGCGCAAGCCGCTGCGGGCGGACCGGATCGCGCTGGCCGAGCTGGAGGGCGAGCGGCTCGTCGTCACGGTCCTCGACCCGCCCGAACCGGAGTCCTGGCCCGAGCTGTGGCGGCTGGAGTGGCGCTCGGAGTGGCCGGACGCCCCCGTGCGCGCCATGCCGACGCTCGCCGCCGCGCTGCGCGATGGCCGCGCCCAGATCTGGCCCGCCGACACCGCCCTGGAGCCCGCGCTGGCCGAGGTCGGTCCCGGCGGCCTCGCCGTGCTGCCGCTGCCCGCCGCGGGCCGCATGGCCGGCGCCTGCCTGATCGGCTGGGATTCCCCGCACGACTTCGGGCCCGACGAGCGCGCGCTGCTCACCGCCTCCGCCGGCCTCGCCGGACAGGCCCTGATGCGTGCCCACGCCTTCGACGCCGAGCACGAGCTGGTCGGCATGCTCCAGCGCCAGCTGCTCCCGCGGCGCCTGCCCACGCTGCCCGGCGCGGTCGCCGTCGCCCGCTACCTGCCCGCCACCGCCGGCCTGGAGGTGGGCGGCGACTGGTACGACGTGATCCCGCTGCCCGACAACCACGTGGCCCTCGTCATCGGTGACGTCCAGGGCCACAGCACCGCCGCCGCCACCCTCATGGGCCAGATGCGCACGGCGCTGCGCGCCTACGCCGTCGAGGGCCACCCGCCGGACGTCGTCGTCTCCCACGCCAACCGCCTCCTGCTGGACATCGAGACCGACCTCTTCGCCACCTGCTGCTACGTCGACGTCGACATGGAGGAGGGCTCCGCCTGGTACGTCCGCGCCGGCCACCTGCCGCCGGTGCTGCGTCACCCGGACGGACGTACGGAGATCCACGAGTCCGACGGCGGGCCCCCGCTGGGCGTGATGGAACGGGCCGACTTCCCCATGGGCGTGCTGCGCCTGAGCCCCGGCACCGTCGTCGCGCTGACCACCGACGGACTGGTGGAGTCCGCCGAGGCCGACATCGACACCGGCATGGACCGCCTGGCCCGCGAACTGGCCGCCTCCGACCCCGCCCACCTCGGCCTGGTCGCCGACGCCCTGCTCGGCAACGCCCACCGCGGAGACGACGTCGCCCTGCTCCTGCTGCGCTACGACGGCATGGCCCTGCGCCCGCTGCGCGAGGGCTGGACGGTGTGGCGGGTCCCCGAGGCCGTCGGGCACGCCCGCCGCTTCACCCGGCGCACCCTGCGCTCCTGGGGCGTGCCCGCGGTCAACCGGGACCCCGCCCTGCTGATCGTCTCCGAACTGGTCACCAACGCCCTCGTGCACACCGACGGCCGCGTCCGCCTCGACCTCACCCTCCTCGACAACCGGCTGCGCGTCGCGGTGTCCGACGCCTCGCCCCGCACCCCGGCCAAGCCGACGAGCATCAGCTGGGAGGCGACCGGCGGCCGCGGCATCCTCCTGGTCGAGGCCATGTCGGACACCTGGGGGACCGTGCCGGTCAGCGGGGGCAAGCAGGTGTGGGCCGAGCTGGCGCTCAGCGCTCGCTGA
- a CDS encoding MarR family winged helix-turn-helix transcriptional regulator, with the protein MSPAAVEPSEGSLLLDDQLCFALYAASRAVTARYRPLLDELGLTYPQYLVMLVLWEQDSISVRDLGASLQLESSTLSPLLKRLEASGLLRRERRAEDERSVAIRLTEAGAALRERALAVPLAIGDAMGLTPEQDVLAKQLLRLITANVSER; encoded by the coding sequence GTGAGTCCAGCCGCAGTGGAGCCGAGCGAGGGATCGCTCCTCCTGGACGACCAGCTCTGCTTCGCGCTCTACGCCGCCTCGCGCGCCGTCACCGCGCGCTACCGCCCCCTGCTCGACGAACTCGGCCTGACCTACCCGCAGTACCTGGTCATGCTCGTCCTGTGGGAGCAGGACTCGATCTCCGTGCGCGATCTCGGGGCCTCGCTCCAGCTGGAGTCCAGCACTCTGTCTCCGCTGCTCAAGCGTCTGGAGGCGAGCGGGCTGCTGCGCCGGGAACGGCGGGCGGAGGACGAGCGGTCCGTCGCGATCCGGCTCACGGAGGCGGGCGCGGCGCTGCGCGAGCGGGCCCTGGCCGTCCCGCTCGCCATCGGCGACGCCATGGGGCTGACGCCCGAACAGGACGTCCTGGCCAAGCAGTTGCTGCGGCTGATCACGGCCAACGTCAGCGAGCGCTGA
- a CDS encoding alpha/beta hydrolase: MTDSTAPRPVLEPAAQAFVEATANPPYLFDLPPAEGRKAVDEVQSGEIDKPAVDEEWITVSGGPTGSVRARIVKPAGATGTLPVILYIHGAGWVFGNAHTHDRLVRELAVGANAAVVFPEYDLSPEARYPVAIEQNYTVAQWIVREGADKNLDAARLAVAGDSVGGNMSAALTLMAKQRGDVPLVQQVLFYPVTDASFDTASYHQFATGYFLRRDAMQWFWDQYTTDAAERAQITASPLRASTEQLAGLPPALVITGEADVLRDEGEAYANKLRQAGVPVTAVRYQGIIHDFVMLNALRETHAAEAAINQAVATLRTALGTA, from the coding sequence ATGACCGACAGCACCGCACCCCGCCCCGTCCTCGAACCCGCCGCCCAGGCCTTCGTCGAGGCAACCGCCAACCCGCCGTACCTGTTCGACCTGCCGCCCGCCGAGGGTCGCAAGGCGGTCGACGAGGTGCAGTCCGGCGAGATCGACAAGCCGGCCGTCGACGAGGAGTGGATCACCGTCTCCGGTGGCCCGACGGGCAGTGTCCGCGCCCGCATCGTCAAGCCCGCCGGCGCCACGGGAACGCTGCCGGTGATCCTCTACATCCACGGCGCCGGCTGGGTGTTCGGCAACGCCCACACCCACGACCGCCTGGTCCGCGAACTCGCCGTCGGCGCCAACGCCGCCGTGGTCTTCCCCGAGTACGACCTCTCGCCCGAGGCCCGCTACCCCGTCGCCATCGAGCAGAACTACACCGTCGCCCAGTGGATCGTGCGGGAGGGCGCCGACAAGAACCTGGACGCCGCACGGCTGGCCGTGGCGGGCGACTCCGTCGGCGGCAACATGAGCGCCGCGCTGACCCTGATGGCCAAGCAGCGCGGGGACGTCCCGCTGGTGCAGCAGGTGCTGTTCTACCCGGTCACCGACGCGAGCTTCGACACCGCCTCCTACCACCAGTTCGCCACCGGCTACTTCCTGCGCCGGGACGCCATGCAGTGGTTCTGGGACCAGTACACCACCGACGCGGCGGAACGGGCACAGATCACCGCCTCCCCGCTGCGCGCCTCCACCGAGCAACTGGCCGGACTGCCCCCGGCGCTGGTCATCACCGGCGAGGCCGACGTACTGCGCGACGAGGGCGAGGCCTACGCGAACAAGCTGCGCCAGGCCGGCGTCCCCGTCACCGCCGTGCGCTACCAGGGCATCATCCACGACTTCGTGATGCTCAACGCCCTGCGCGAGACACACGCCGCCGAAGCCGCCATCAACCAGGCCGTCGCCACCCTGCGCACGGCCCTGGGCACCGCCTGA
- a CDS encoding CBS domain-containing protein encodes MPQHVSDIMTGHPTTVGPQTSVTAVARIMRDQDLGAVLVTDGDRLRGLVTDRDLVVRSLAEGGDPEERTVSGACSDDLVTVAPDDDLDRAISLMREHAVRRIPVVDHGRPVGILSLGDLAMERDPESALGDISVARPND; translated from the coding sequence ATGCCCCAGCACGTCAGCGACATCATGACCGGCCACCCGACGACGGTCGGCCCGCAGACCTCGGTGACCGCCGTGGCCCGCATCATGCGCGACCAGGACCTCGGCGCCGTCCTCGTGACGGACGGCGACCGGCTGCGCGGCCTGGTCACCGACCGCGACCTGGTGGTGCGGTCCCTCGCCGAGGGCGGCGACCCCGAGGAGCGCACCGTCTCCGGCGCCTGCAGCGACGACCTGGTCACCGTCGCCCCGGACGACGACCTCGACCGCGCGATCAGTCTGATGCGCGAGCACGCCGTACGCCGGATCCCGGTCGTCGACCACGGCCGTCCCGTCGGCATCCTCTCCCTCGGCGACCTGGCCATGGAACGCGACCCGGAGTCCGCCCTGGGAGACATCAGCGTGGCCCGGCCCAACGACTGA
- a CDS encoding ubiquinol-cytochrome c reductase cytochrome b subunit has translation MRRSTSRTGERLAEAADARLPLLDGGGPLLRKAFPDHWSFLLGELALYSLLVLVLTGVWLTFFFHPEMRETVYDGSYVPLRGMRMSDAFDSTLRISFDVRGGLLMRQTHHWAALVFIAAIGLHLLRIFFTGAFRRPREVNWIIGVTLFVLALAEGFAGYSLPDDLLSGTGLRIAQGIMLSIPVVGTYVAMFVFGGQYPGHDIVPRLYGLHVLLLPGALVGLVTVHLILVFHLKHTQWRGPGRTAVNVVGKPLYPQFAASSGGLSLTVFGVLALLGGVAQINPVWTYGPYRPDQASTGSQPDWYVGFLEGALRLVPPWETNLAGHTVMWNVLLPAVVLPGLLFLVLYAYPFAEQRLTGEWHLERHLCDRPRDRPVRTALGAAGVTFFGVLLLAGGNDIVAQTFRVSVNTLTWILRTALVLAPVAAFLLTRRLCHALTGAERERLVEGEETGEVRQTVEGGYETGHRPVTDFRPGAPRTPLSPADRPPDPRTGTRTPQHPGPAPRSR, from the coding sequence GTGCGACGTTCGACGTCACGTACGGGTGAGCGGCTGGCCGAGGCCGCCGACGCCAGGCTGCCCCTCCTCGACGGCGGCGGCCCGCTGCTGCGCAAGGCCTTCCCCGACCACTGGTCGTTCCTCCTGGGCGAACTGGCCCTCTACAGCCTCCTCGTCCTGGTCCTGACCGGCGTCTGGCTGACGTTCTTCTTCCACCCGGAGATGCGCGAGACCGTCTACGACGGCTCCTACGTGCCGCTGCGGGGCATGCGCATGTCGGACGCCTTCGACTCCACCCTGCGCATCAGCTTCGACGTGCGCGGCGGCCTGCTGATGCGGCAGACGCATCACTGGGCGGCCCTCGTCTTCATCGCCGCGATCGGCCTCCACCTGCTGCGGATCTTCTTCACCGGCGCGTTCCGCAGACCCCGGGAGGTCAACTGGATCATCGGCGTCACGCTGTTCGTCCTGGCCCTGGCGGAGGGTTTCGCGGGCTACTCACTGCCCGACGACCTGCTGTCCGGCACCGGCCTGCGCATCGCCCAGGGCATCATGCTGTCGATCCCCGTGGTGGGCACGTACGTCGCGATGTTCGTCTTCGGCGGCCAGTACCCGGGCCACGACATCGTCCCCCGCCTCTACGGCCTGCACGTCCTGCTGCTGCCCGGGGCGCTGGTCGGCCTGGTGACCGTGCATCTGATCCTGGTGTTCCACCTCAAGCACACCCAGTGGCGCGGACCGGGACGCACGGCGGTCAACGTCGTCGGCAAACCCCTCTACCCGCAGTTCGCCGCCTCCTCGGGCGGCCTGTCCCTGACCGTCTTCGGGGTGCTCGCCCTGCTCGGCGGCGTCGCCCAGATCAACCCCGTGTGGACGTACGGCCCCTACCGCCCCGACCAGGCCTCCACCGGCTCCCAGCCCGACTGGTACGTCGGCTTCCTGGAGGGCGCGCTGCGGCTCGTACCGCCGTGGGAGACGAACCTCGCCGGCCACACCGTGATGTGGAACGTCCTGCTCCCGGCCGTCGTGCTGCCCGGCCTGCTCTTCCTCGTGCTGTACGCCTACCCCTTCGCCGAGCAGCGCCTGACCGGCGAGTGGCACCTGGAGCGGCACCTGTGCGACCGGCCCAGGGACCGCCCCGTCCGCACCGCCCTGGGCGCCGCCGGTGTCACCTTCTTCGGCGTCCTGCTGCTGGCCGGCGGCAACGACATCGTCGCGCAGACCTTCCGGGTCTCGGTGAACACGCTGACCTGGATCCTGCGCACCGCCCTCGTCCTCGCCCCGGTCGCGGCCTTCCTGCTCACCCGCCGGCTGTGCCACGCCCTGACCGGCGCCGAGCGGGAACGGCTCGTCGAGGGCGAGGAGACCGGCGAGGTGCGGCAGACCGTCGAGGGCGGCTACGAGACCGGTCACCGGCCCGTCACCGACTTCCGTCCCGGCGCCCCCAGGACCCCGCTCAGTCCCGCGGACCGGCCCCCCGACCCACGTACTGGAACACGAACCCCGCAACACCCCGGGCCAGCACCGCGCAGCCGATGA
- a CDS encoding cytochrome c oxidase subunit 4, whose protein sequence is MKAESLFFAGVALFFAGTAVLYGWWAREPAGSAVLAVAFLMAALVSFFTAIQYRRKGRRPQDRNDAEVADAAGPVEFFPPDSPWPVVTALGFAVAALGVVYGLWLFLIGCAVLARGVAGFVFQYVGRGAGPRD, encoded by the coding sequence ATGAAGGCCGAGTCGTTGTTCTTCGCCGGCGTGGCACTGTTCTTCGCCGGGACCGCCGTGCTGTACGGCTGGTGGGCGCGGGAGCCGGCCGGGTCGGCGGTGCTCGCCGTCGCGTTCCTGATGGCCGCCCTGGTCTCCTTCTTCACGGCCATCCAGTACCGGCGCAAGGGGCGGCGCCCGCAGGACCGTAACGACGCCGAAGTGGCCGACGCCGCCGGGCCGGTGGAGTTCTTCCCGCCCGACAGCCCGTGGCCCGTCGTCACGGCGCTCGGGTTCGCGGTGGCCGCGCTGGGAGTGGTCTACGGGCTGTGGCTGTTCCTCATCGGCTGCGCGGTGCTGGCCCGGGGTGTTGCGGGGTTCGTGTTCCAGTACGTGGGTCGGGGGGCCGGTCCGCGGGACTGA